ACTGTTCCCCTGTCTGAGCCCCATGGCAGCGAAGCTGTCAGTTAGTGCCTGTCAAGTTCAAGACATCTGCAAACAAAGCCTGAGAGACTGGGTTTGCCATTTCTCATGCCTTGGGACTTACAACTTCTATTACAACCAGAGATGGGCAGGTGGGATCTTGGTTTAACATCTGTTCAACAGCGGTACTTCAAAGAGGACCCCCAGTCTTGCCAGTACATTGTCAGCAACCAGAAACCACCGCTGGCTGTTGAAGGGCTTCAGcctccagcctgcctgctcggagctgggtGAGTCCATCCTCCCAAACCTCCGATGCTGTTCTGCTGCCACTGTGACCgcagctgcagagcaccctgctggaagcaggagagactactttaaaaataagaaattgctTCAATTTGCCTCCAGGACACAAGTCCCAGtgatgaaaaattaaagagTTTGGCACCAGAGGTTGGGAATTGTCCAAGAGGCACCAAACCTGACAGCCTGCAGAGATCCTGTCCAGCAGCCCAAGAACTGTGCCTACGGGCACTGGACACAGCAGAGCACTGGCCTTGGCGGACAGCAGAGTGACTGAGATGTTTTCGCGTCATGACCACCTCTAATTGCATTTGGGGTGAGACAGTAAGTGTGAACGTTTAAAGGCCCGTGGCCTTCCTAGCCAGAACGATTCAGCAACATAACAAGTAGTGTAATGCACTGTaggtattgaaaagacattCGTGCTACTAGAGGAAACCAttccaaataaaacaggaaTATATTCTTTGCACTCAATCAGGAGCACTTACATTCAGAAGGATCTTTGAGCCCATGCACTTCTCTATGCTTCCTTCAAACCCCAGTTTGACAAAACTGATGATCTTTGTTCCCCTGAAAAATCATACACCTTGGTTTGTCCTTGGCCTTGGGAAGGTTATTTTGAGTGTGTGTACTGAGAAACTTTTTTACAAAAAGTTTAGGTACAAGGGTTCTCAATGGCAGCTGGCCGACCCTGGCAAGCTTGCTGGTGGCCCACAGACATCTGTGCTGTCACCgcttgcttgcttttcctgGTTTCTAGCTTTTCCATATAAGCAACTGCTGTGGTTCCCATAAGGATATTTTAATCGCAAATGAGCTAACTCTAGCACAAGTTTTAGAACCCCTGATGTACAAAATTAACAGAGAAGCTAATTAGCACTGGGAATTCAGAAAAGAAGCTATGctgtaaaaaataaagccaagaaACCTAACAATTACAGACATTTTCTGCCATGAACCATTTCTCTTAGTTTTAAATCAAACTTATAATCACTAGCTAACATGTTAAACTCAAAACTGGGAGTGGAGACAGAAGAGtaacttttgtgtttttttgaaaaaatgtgtacgaacatcttaaaaagaaaataaaataaaaaccccttaCAGTCTCCCTTCCCGTTTTCTAAAGGTACTGGTGTTCATAAAACACAGCTGCCCTGGTAACATGGACCATATGTCAAGAAGGCTGCAGACAAATGCCCTCAAGGTGTACAGTTATTCAAAGGAGCAAAGTCCAGTGCAGAACTGGTCTGTTCAATGTAGTCTGATTATCCATGGCAAGATGGCCCAGGGGACAAGAGGAAAGGTGGGGTGgaggagaaacaaaagaaacttcAAGTCACTTTAGATCTCAGCTGCCTGAAGACTTTAGAACATCAGCCTCCCATTGGTCTGCCCACTTGAAAACATTAGAAAGTCTGTCAAGTCCACACACTATCTATGGAAAGGAGCACGTTCCTGGCAGAGGGCTGTCTCTCTCACATGCTCAGCTTTCCTTTCaaacttaattttatatatatttatatttttatatatatataaaaaagcacTTGGTTTCCAGGGGCATTCATAATGAGGTCCACAGTGTTTAGaacttaaaattctttttctttgtttggaacagtgttttaaagttttgttttaattaaaagacaGTCTTAAAGCATGTTGGACTTCAAAAACATGAGTTTGTTCATGTCTTCTGGACTGAGTAGCCGTCTCCTTTTGATTAAGAGAGCCTGCTCACACATATTTACACATTCGCTTCTGGCACCAACAGCAGGCACTGCTAAGAGCCAAAAGGCTAGCTTGGCTAGTTTTGTATGCTTTTGAGTAACACACGACCAGTACTGAAACAGGTCAGGGGTGGCCTGGAAGAGAGGTTCTTGCAAATAATCATAGACTTCATTTTTCCCAAACCAATCTTCTTCCTGAGCTGCTGTGGCTTCCCCTGCTGCCCGAGGCTTCTTGGTTGAAGgttcaaattctgtttcttctgcccAGGACTCTTTCACCTCATTGATCAACTCACAGACCTTGCCAATGATCTCTTCGTGCTGGTATGGTGGGACGGGCCGCAGCTTCTGCTGAGGGTCTAAGATCATGGCTACCTTGTGTGCCGAATGAACTTTGAAGTTCTCCTTCAGCGCCTCCAGGAAGAGGTGGCAGAGTTTGCTGACTACGCCAGCATCATTAGCTTTGGAAGTAAACAGTTTCTCCAGTTTGACGTAGGTGGGCAGTACCAGCTGCAAGGTAGGCCGGCTCTCATTGCTCAACTCAATCACCGCCTGTTTCACCGGAGCCAAAATGGCTGCCAGGTTGCTGAGCAGGTGTTTGTTCAGGTTTTGGATGAGGTTCATCTTCTTGGCCCTGCTGTAGAACTCGCAGATCTGCTCGTAGCGCTCGTGGACGAGCAGGAGGGAGTCGGTGACCGAGTTCcagcagggagggggagaggtcTCTTCCAGGGAGCCAAAGGTCTCCTTCGAGAGGCCTGTGGATCCTGCCAGATCTTCACAGACATTCAGGAGCTCGATCACTTCGTGCATATTGCGAGCCTGTAGTGTTCGCTTGTTCAGCACACTCTGCACTACTGAGTTCAAGGCACAGGCCGAACAACGCAAGCACATGCCCGCCTTGGAGAACGCAGAGGAATTGACTTTGCAGTCTGTGACGTACACAGTCCTGATCTCCGACATCACAAACTCTGAGAGCACGTTCTGTACCCAGTGGTGGATAAAATCACCATTATCTCGAATGTCTACGCCCTTAATTCCTAGGACATAACTCTTGATGTGGTTACCTTCCACCTGATAAGCTGTCAGGATGTAGCAAGAATCAGGGCCGATGCTCTGCGAGTGGCAAGTGACACCGATGCCGAGGCACGCATTGCTGCCCAGGGCACAGGTGACTTTCACCTTCACTTGGTTGTACATCCGAGGCAAATGCTTCAGAGCCAGTGTGTTGAAATTGCCAAGGATTTCGGTGACAGAGAAGGCACCATAGCGAGCTCCACTATCCACCAGGGTCTGTGCTAGCTTGATGAATTCCTTCCCGCTCACCACACTCAGAGCCCCAAGGTCAGTGCACATCACCCTCAGGAGCCTCTCGGCAATGTTCTGCCGCTCCTTCTCTGGGATCACGCTGTTCCCTACCGAACCGCTCGCGGATGCTGCAGTGAAAtaggagggagagaaagcacCAGATGAGAACTGCTCCTCTGCAAGGGGAGAGCGGAGGAAGTCACAAAACAATTCTGAGAGAGACCCAAGGAGGTGGAACATGCCCAGATGTGGCAGAGACAGCTCAACCTTGGACTTCTCACCCGAAGGGTTTCCGACAGGGGAACCTCCAGGGACAGGCCTTGCTCTTGCTTGGAGCAGCAAGGAGCTTATCTGCATGCTTTCCCTCGTGTGGGGACTGAGACAGAGCACACACTATCTACTCACAATCCAGTGTCTTAACCAATGGCATCTCTCTGGTGTTCACTGAGGACTGCCTAGATAAGTTATAATGATGTGTGCCATTCGCTATCCATGTCTGTGGGCTGGTGCTCACAGCTTAGCCCAGCTGGAAAGCTGGACATCTTTCCATTTTTGTGGTCTGAGCCTTTTCTTTGAGACAATTATTTTAAGAGGAGTCGCTTCCTCCACCATCTCAAAAAGTGCTGAAGCCCAATTTACTGTTTCTTCCAGCGACCCCACTTTCTGTAGTTGATTGCAGGCAACGTGAATGACACTTTTGGCCATACCAGAACACAAAAGCATCATGTTTTTGTATCACCCTTCCCCCAGGCTGCTCAGCTCAAGCACTCTGTAACTGATTTCCCACAGGGCTGTATTTTACCTTTTCCTGTGGTGAAGCACAAGCTCACAGGATGAGCCAGGGCTAAAGCCAGACgctggctgcctgccagcaTAGGGAGTGACAGGTTATGCCTGTGTCACACCATGACtactggattaatttttttaacccCAGGCTGGGAAGTCTGACCTCGGATCAGAAGTTAATTTTTGGCAGGAGTTCCCAAATGCATCTTCCTTACAAACCTCTCCTACTGCCTCCCCAGGGTTCCCAGTACTTCTGCATACAAGCGCTCCTATAATGGGAACggatgctctgctctgcaggacagTACATGAATTTCGGATGAAATCAAGTGCAGTTAGGCAAGGACAAGGGCCTTGTGCAATGCCCATCACTTCTGTACCCTCTATGACAGTCACTTGTTCAAAGTGGAGAGGTAAGACCGGGACGGAAGAGCAAACACGGCTACGTACTATTGTTGGCGTTATTTCTTTGGAGCTGTGGTTTCCACTTTTCTTCAACAACAGCTAGAGGTGATCTGGGCTGGCTAGAGGCAATATTGTTCTCGTTGTCAGCTGTGGGGCAAGAGACAGGGAGGTGTTAGGAGCACAAGATAATAATGCTTAAAGCacaaagaagggggaaaagtaCCCATCTGTTTAGCATTTATTTATGGTTCCCTTAACTAAGGTGACAACAGCCTACTACATTCTCTGTAGCTTTTAAGCAGTTTTCAGTGAGATGGCACAGTACTGTCAGAAACCTTGAAAGCCACCTTTGGACTTGCAACCTACCACCTCCCAAAATGTGGCTGAAATGACAGTGCCTTCTTCCGAGCATCAGTGACACTGATGTAATCAGCACACCTTGAGAAATGTTCCCCTATCAGCCGAAGCTGCACACCAGGAGGACGAGTCCCTTGTGCAGCCTGACTTGTGCAGTTTGCttgctttcaaaatgaaagcagttgTAACAAACATTTATCCTTCTTTCACCTTACTGTCTCTTTCTGCACCGCAGGtggtttcccttttctttactGTTAAGAACTTTGTTTTTCAAGCTACGCTGAACTCCTCTGTATCTAAGGATCTTGTTATAGTCTTCATTTATGGTTTCCCCCCACTGTAGAGAGAGGGCCAATCTCCTCTTgggctgctccctgctgcctcagactggaaacaaacaaacagaaaagaccCAGGTTTCTGGAGCGCAACCAAAGATTGTTCCTCCCTATGGCTGCAAAGATACCAACTGCCCTAGGTGTCTTCGTGGTCATGCTCCCGTTTCTGTGTATGTAGCTGGGCTAAAAATTTGGGCTGCCAATCTGATGGGATATTTCAAGGAAATGCAGCCAAGATCAGTAAATTCTCTACCATATCCATGTTCTTTCCCCTCCTGTGCCCCAAGAACTTCTCCCCACCTGCTAGAGGAAATTTTCTAGTTCTTAGTATGCTTCACTACAAAACTGTGCTTTGAAATAGGCTGTGAAGCATCAGGTGGAAGTGGAGGATAAAGATGGGAGAGACTGATGACCAGGCTGAACAGAAGGATggaattaaaaccaaagaagaCAAAACAGGTCCTTTACTCATTACAGCCGGACTTATCTGATTTTGGACATCTCCCCctgactggagcatctcccttaggaggaaaggctgagagacttgggtttgttcagcctggagaagactgaggggggatctcatcaatacctataaatatctaaagggtgggtgtcaggacaatgggactagactctatttcagtagtgcccagtgacaggccacggggcaacgggcacaagctggaacacgggaagttccacctgaacatgaggacaaaccccttccctgtgcgggtgccagagcaggggcacaggctgcccagagaggctgtggggtcccttccctggagacattcaccccccgcctggacgcggccctgtgcccctgctctgggggtgcctgctcaggcagggggtgggacggggtgagctccagagggcccttccaacccctgctgTTTTGCGTTTCTGTGATCTCTATTAGACATAACTCCTTTCAACGTGGCCCCTTGGGGGTCCTTTTACAGGCAGTGGTGCAGAATAGGCTTAAAGTGTGGTTCATTCACCCAGGCAGAACTAGATGACTCTTGTGGTATAAGATCTATCATGCTCTGAGCTCACCTGGAGTCAATGACTTCTCCACTGTTTATAAAGGGAGTCCAACTGACCAGCTCAGGTGGGACTATCTATAGCCTAAGCACAGCAGCATGCAGTGAAATGAATCCTGCCCCAATGCTCCAGACAGCAGAGCACGAATTAGAGGAATGCCTTGTTAAGGCACACAAAGGCACTTTGCTCTGCAGCCCAGGTTGATCTGGCGCCAGGCAGAGCAGTGGGCCACCCATCACAACAaacaggagagggcaaagctgCTCTGCTTCATGTGTGGcaatgaactgggagggaatgaACTGGAAGGACCTAGAGACAAGCAATGATGTGATAAAACTCCTGTGCCGCCTTCTTTATGAGCAAGTCCTCTCAGACTTGAGCAGCTCTGCGTGTTAACCATTGGGGCATTCACAAACCTTGCCGATGAACAGCGACGGACTGCAGTTATCATTAGGTCTGGGCACTGCACTGGCCACGCACTGGATCAATACCTATGAGCAGTCCAGGATATGACAGAACCAGGAGGGACTCTGGGACTGCCCTGAGGACCGTATGCGACCAGGGAGTTCACTGGTCGTGGTTGGTACCTGGGGAGCACTGCCATGCTCAGGACTGCAGCCAGAGGTCGATCTTTGCAGGCGCAGAAGAGACGTGAAGAGCAGGAGGTGCTCCAGTGGATGCCAGTGATCAGATATGACACATCACTTTTCCCT
The Phalacrocorax aristotelis chromosome 17, bGulAri2.1, whole genome shotgun sequence genome window above contains:
- the ZNF618 gene encoding zinc finger protein 618 isoform X7, whose translation is MMTEVKVKTEVPDDYIEEVIWQDDTKDSKKNIKDGPGDVPAEICVVIGGVRNQQTLDGKAVECGSPVGYTRNRYSGTWIFDHALRYTSGSYECGICGKKYKYYNCFQTHVRAHRDTEAASGEGASQGNNFRYTCDICGKKYKYYSCFQEHRDLHAVDVFSVEGAPENRADPYDQAVIAADEVKEEEPEPFQKIGPKTGNYTCEFCGKQYKYYTPYQEHVALHAPIKFSRSPLFVAVKTQASQSSKKTPASINRCSTLLHRTPSGVPPASQSQMFRAPNSGSPGSKAITAESAFSRRVEGKTQNNFEETNSNSQNSSAVHSGTEKPKEKRCKQNPSETASPLISNPFPLLQKPYTCGACGIQFQFYNNLLEHMQSHAADNENNIASSQPRSPLAVVEEKWKPQLQRNNANNTSASGSVGNSVIPEKERQNIAERLLRVMCTDLGALSVVSGKEFIKLAQTLVDSGARYGAFSVTEILGNFNTLALKHLPRMYNQVKVKVTCALGSNACLGIGVTCHSQSIGPDSCYILTAYQVEGNHIKSYVLGIKGVDIRDNGDFIHHWVQNVLSEFVMSEIRTVYVTDCKVNSSAFSKAGMCLRCSACALNSVVQSVLNKRTLQARNMHEVIELLNVCEDLAGSTGLSKETFGSLEETSPPPCWNSVTDSLLLVHERYEQICEFYSRAKKMNLIQNLNKHLLSNLAAILAPVKQAVIELSNESRPTLQLVLPTYVKLEKLFTSKANDAGVVSKLCHLFLEALKENFKVHSAHKVAMILDPQQKLRPVPPYQHEEIIGKVCELINEVKESWAEETEFEPSTKKPRAAGEATAAQEEDWFGKNEVYDYLQEPLFQATPDLFQYWSCVTQKHTKLAKLAFWLLAVPAVGARSECVNMCEQALLIKRRRLLSPEDMNKLMFLKSNML
- the ZNF618 gene encoding zinc finger protein 618 isoform X1, coding for MNQPDGSAPAAATGAQADESNSSGRRSSSSRECLKRSPRSPKAEGSDSVTSQSSPSEEAGMMTEVKVKTEVPDDYIEEVIWQDDTKDSKKNIKDGPGDVPAEICVVIGGVRNQQTLDGKAVECGSPVGYTRNRYSGTWIFDHALRYTSGSYECGICGKKYKYYNCFQTHVRAHRDNFRYTCDICGKKYKYYSCFQEHRDLHAVDVFSVEGAPENRADPYDQAVIAADEVKEEEPEPFQKIGPKTGNYTCEFCGKQYKYYTPYQEHVALHAPIKFSRSPLFVAVKTQASQSSKKTPASINRCSTLLHRTPSGVPPASQSQMFRAPNSGSPGSKAITAESAFSRRVEGKTQNNFEETNSNSQNSSAVHSGTEKPKEKRCKQNPSETASPLISNPFPLLQKPYTCGACGIQFQFYNNLLEHMQSHAADNENNIASSQPRSPLAVVEEKWKPQLQRNNANNTSASGSVGNSVIPEKERQNIAERLLRVMCTDLGALSVVSGKEFIKLAQTLVDSGARYGAFSVTEILGNFNTLALKHLPRMYNQVKVKVTCALGSNACLGIGVTCHSQSIGPDSCYILTAYQVEGNHIKSYVLGIKGVDIRDNGDFIHHWVQNVLSEFVMSEIRTVYVTDCKVNSSAFSKAGMCLRCSACALNSVVQSVLNKRTLQARNMHEVIELLNVCEDLAGSTGLSKETFGSLEETSPPPCWNSVTDSLLLVHERYEQICEFYSRAKKMNLIQNLNKHLLSNLAAILAPVKQAVIELSNESRPTLQLVLPTYVKLEKLFTSKANDAGVVSKLCHLFLEALKENFKVHSAHKVAMILDPQQKLRPVPPYQHEEIIGKVCELINEVKESWAEETEFEPSTKKPRAAGEATAAQEEDWFGKNEVYDYLQEPLFQATPDLFQYWSCVTQKHTKLAKLAFWLLAVPAVGARSECVNMCEQALLIKRRRLLSPEDMNKLMFLKSNML
- the ZNF618 gene encoding zinc finger protein 618 isoform X8 → MNQPDGSAPAAATGAQADESNSSGRRSSSSRECLKRSPRSPKAEGSDSVTSQSSPSEEAGMMTEVKVKTEVPDDYIEEVIWQDDTKDSKKNIKDGPGDVPAEICVVIGGVRNQQTLGSYECGICGKKYKYYNCFQTHVRAHRDTEAASGEGASQGNNFRYTCDICGKKYKYYSCFQEHRDLHAVDVFSVEGAPENRADPYDQAVIAADEVKEEEPEPFQKIGPKTGNYTCEFCGKQYKYYTPYQEHVALHAPISEHTVWELTDCPGTSSECSYPEFSRSPLFVAVKTQASQSSKKTPASINRCSTLLHRTPSGVPPASQSQMFRAPNSGSPGSKAITAESAFSRRVEGKTQNNFEETNSNSQNSSEPYTCGACGIQFQFYNNLLEHMQSHAADNENNIASSQPRSPLAVVEEKWKPQLQRNNANNTSASGSVGNSVIPEKERQNIAERLLRVMCTDLGALSVVSGKEFIKLAQTLVDSGARYGAFSVTEILGNFNTLALKHLPRMYNQVKVKVTCALGSNACLGIGVTCHSQSIGPDSCYILTAYQVEGNHIKSYVLGIKGVDIRDNGDFIHHWVQNVLSEFVMSEIRTVYVTDCKVNSSAFSKAGMCLRCSACALNSVVQSVLNKRTLQARNMHEVIELLNVCEDLAGSTGLSKETFGSLEETSPPPCWNSVTDSLLLVHERYEQICEFYSRAKKMNLIQNLNKHLLSNLAAILAPVKQAVIELSNESRPTLQLVLPTYVKLEKLFTSKANDAGVVSKLCHLFLEALKENFKVHSAHKVAMILDPQQKLRPVPPYQHEEIIGKVCELINEVKESWAEETEFEPSTKKPRAAGEATAAQEEDWFGKNEVYDYLQEPLFQATPDLFQYWSCVTQKHTKLAKLAFWLLAVPAVGARSECVNMCEQALLIKRRRLLSPEDMNKLMFLKSNML
- the ZNF618 gene encoding zinc finger protein 618 isoform X5; translated protein: MNQPDGSAPAAATGAQADESNSSGRRSSSSRECLKRSPRSPKAEGSDSVTSQSSPSEEAGMMTEVKVKTEVPDDYIEEVIWQDDTKDSKKNIKDGPGDVPAEICVVIGGVRNQQTLGSYECGICGKKYKYYNCFQTHVRAHRDNFRYTCDICGKKYKYYSCFQEHRDLHAVDVFSVEGAPENRADPYDQAVIAADEVKEEEPEPFQKIGPKTGNYTCEFCGKQYKYYTPYQEHVALHAPIKFSRSPLFVAVKTQASQSSKKTPASINRCSTLLHRTPSGVPPASQSQMFRAPNSGSPGSKAITAESAFSRRVEGKTQNNFEETNSNSQNSSAVHSGTEKPKEKRCKQNPSETASPLISNPFPLLQKPYTCGACGIQFQFYNNLLEHMQSHAADNENNIASSQPRSPLAVVEEKWKPQLQRNNANNTSASGSVGNSVIPEKERQNIAERLLRVMCTDLGALSVVSGKEFIKLAQTLVDSGARYGAFSVTEILGNFNTLALKHLPRMYNQVKVKVTCALGSNACLGIGVTCHSQSIGPDSCYILTAYQVEGNHIKSYVLGIKGVDIRDNGDFIHHWVQNVLSEFVMSEIRTVYVTDCKVNSSAFSKAGMCLRCSACALNSVVQSVLNKRTLQARNMHEVIELLNVCEDLAGSTGLSKETFGSLEETSPPPCWNSVTDSLLLVHERYEQICEFYSRAKKMNLIQNLNKHLLSNLAAILAPVKQAVIELSNESRPTLQLVLPTYVKLEKLFTSKANDAGVVSKLCHLFLEALKENFKVHSAHKVAMILDPQQKLRPVPPYQHEEIIGKVCELINEVKESWAEETEFEPSTKKPRAAGEATAAQEEDWFGKNEVYDYLQEPLFQATPDLFQYWSCVTQKHTKLAKLAFWLLAVPAVGARSECVNMCEQALLIKRRRLLSPEDMNKLMFLKSNML
- the ZNF618 gene encoding zinc finger protein 618 isoform X9; this encodes MNQPDGSAPAAATGAQADESNSSGRRSSSSRECLKRSPRSPKAEGSDSVTSQSSPSEEAGMMTEVKVKTEVPDDYIEEVIWQDDTKDSKKNIKDGPGDVPAEICVVIGGVRNQQTLGSYECGICGKKYKYYNCFQTHVRAHRDTEAASGEGASQGNNFRYTCDICGKKYKYYSCFQEHRDLHAVDVFSVEGAPENRADPYDQAVIAADEVKEEEPEPFQKIGPKTGNYTCEFCGKQYKYYTPYQEHVALHAPIKSAFSRRVEGKTQNNFEETNSNSQNSSEPYTCGACGIQFQFYNNLLEHMQSHAADNENNIASSQPRSPLAVVEEKWKPQLQRNNANNTSASGSVGNSVIPEKERQNIAERLLRVMCTDLGALSVVSGKEFIKLAQTLVDSGARYGAFSVTEILGNFNTLALKHLPRMYNQVKVKVTCALGSNACLGIGVTCHSQSIGPDSCYILTAYQVEGNHIKSYVLGIKGVDIRDNGDFIHHWVQNVLSEFVMSEIRTVYVTDCKVNSSAFSKAGMCLRCSACALNSVVQSVLNKRTLQARNMHEVIELLNVCEDLAGSTGLSKETFGSLEETSPPPCWNSVTDSLLLVHERYEQICEFYSRAKKMNLIQNLNKHLLSNLAAILAPVKQAVIELSNESRPTLQLVLPTYVKLEKLFTSKANDAGVVSKLCHLFLEALKENFKVHSAHKVAMILDPQQKLRPVPPYQHEEIIGKVCELINEVKESWAEETEFEPSTKKPRAAGEATAAQEEDWFGKNEVYDYLQEPLFQATPDLFQYWSCVTQKHTKLAKLAFWLLAVPAVGARSECVNMCEQALLIKRRRLLSPEDMNKLMFLKSNML
- the ZNF618 gene encoding zinc finger protein 618 isoform X3, coding for MNQPDGSAPAAATGAQADESNSSGRRSSSSRECLKRSPRSPKAEGSDSVTSQSSPSEEAGMMTEVKVKTEVPDDYIEEVIWQDDTKDSKKNIKDGPGDVPAEICVVIGGVRNQQTLGSYECGICGKKYKYYNCFQTHVRAHRDTEAASGEGASQGNNFRYTCDICGKKYKYYSCFQEHRDLHAVDVFSVEGAPENRADPYDQAVIAADEVKEEEPEPFQKIGPKTGNYTCEFCGKQYKYYTPYQEHVALHAPIKFSRSPLFVAVKTQASQSSKKTPASINRCSTLLHRTPSGVPPASQSQMFRAPNSGSPGSKAITAESAFSRRVEGKTQNNFEETNSNSQNSSAVHSGTEKPKEKRCKQNPSETASPLISNPFPLLQKPYTCGACGIQFQFYNNLLEHMQSHAADNENNIASSQPRSPLAVVEEKWKPQLQRNNANNTSASGSVGNSVIPEKERQNIAERLLRVMCTDLGALSVVSGKEFIKLAQTLVDSGARYGAFSVTEILGNFNTLALKHLPRMYNQVKVKVTCALGSNACLGIGVTCHSQSIGPDSCYILTAYQVEGNHIKSYVLGIKGVDIRDNGDFIHHWVQNVLSEFVMSEIRTVYVTDCKVNSSAFSKAGMCLRCSACALNSVVQSVLNKRTLQARNMHEVIELLNVCEDLAGSTGLSKETFGSLEETSPPPCWNSVTDSLLLVHERYEQICEFYSRAKKMNLIQNLNKHLLSNLAAILAPVKQAVIELSNESRPTLQLVLPTYVKLEKLFTSKANDAGVVSKLCHLFLEALKENFKVHSAHKVAMILDPQQKLRPVPPYQHEEIIGKVCELINEVKESWAEETEFEPSTKKPRAAGEATAAQEEDWFGKNEVYDYLQEPLFQATPDLFQYWSCVTQKHTKLAKLAFWLLAVPAVGARSECVNMCEQALLIKRRRLLSPEDMNKLMFLKSNML
- the ZNF618 gene encoding zinc finger protein 618 isoform X6, which produces MNQPDGSAPAAATGAQADESNSSGRRSSSSRECLKRSPRSPKAEGSDSVTSQSSPSEEAGMMTEVKVKTEVPDDYIEEVIWQDDTKDSKKNIKDGPGDVPAEICVVIGGVRNQQTLGSYECGICGKKYKYYNCFQTHVRAHRDTEAASGEGASQGNNFRYTCDICGKKYKYYSCFQEHRDLHAVDDPYDQAVIAADEVKEEEPEPFQKIGPKTGNYTCEFCGKQYKYYTPYQEHVALHAPIKFSRSPLFVAVKTQASQSSKKTPASINRCSTLLHRTPSGVPPASQSQMFRAPNSGSPGSKAITESAFSRRVEGKTQNNFEETNSNSQNSSAVHSGTEKPKEKRCKQNPSEPYTCGACGIQFQFYNNLLEHMQSHAADNENNIASSQPRSPLAVVEEKWKPQLQRNNANNTSASGSVGNSVIPEKERQNIAERLLRVMCTDLGALSVVSGKEFIKLAQTLVDSGARYGAFSVTEILGNFNTLALKHLPRMYNQVKVKVTCALGSNACLGIGVTCHSQSIGPDSCYILTAYQVEGNHIKSYVLGIKGVDIRDNGDFIHHWVQNVLSEFVMSEIRTVYVTDCKVNSSAFSKAGMCLRCSACALNSVVQSVLNKRTLQARNMHEVIELLNVCEDLAGSTGLSKETFGSLEETSPPPCWNSVTDSLLLVHERYEQICEFYSRAKKMNLIQNLNKHLLSNLAAILAPVKQAVIELSNESRPTLQLVLPTYVKLEKLFTSKANDAGVVSKLCHLFLEALKENFKVHSAHKVAMILDPQQKLRPVPPYQHEEIIGKVCELINEVKESWAEETEFEPSTKKPRAAGEATAAQEEDWFGKNEVYDYLQEPLFQATPDLFQYWSCVTQKHTKLAKLAFWLLAVPAVGARSECVNMCEQALLIKRRRLLSPEDMNKLMFLKSNML
- the ZNF618 gene encoding zinc finger protein 618 isoform X2, whose product is MNQPDGSAPAAATGAQADESNSSGRRSSSSRECLKRSPRSPKAEGSDSVTSQSSPSEEAGMMTEVKVKTEVPDDYIEEVIWQDDTKDSKKNIKDGPGDVPAEICVVIGGVRNQQTLDGKAVECGSPVGYTRNRYSGTWIFDHALRYTSGSYECGICGKKYKYYNCFQTHVRAHRDNFRYTCDICGKKYKYYSCFQEHRDLHAVDDPYDQAVIAADEVKEEEPEPFQKIGPKTGNYTCEFCGKQYKYYTPYQEHVALHAPIKFSRSPLFVAVKTQASQSSKKTPASINRCSTLLHRTPSGVPPASQSQMFRAPNSGSPGSKAITAESAFSRRVEGKTQNNFEETNSNSQNSSAVHSGTEKPKEKRCKQNPSETASPLISNPFPLLQKPYTCGACGIQFQFYNNLLEHMQSHAADNENNIASSQPRSPLAVVEEKWKPQLQRNNANNTSASGSVGNSVIPEKERQNIAERLLRVMCTDLGALSVVSGKEFIKLAQTLVDSGARYGAFSVTEILGNFNTLALKHLPRMYNQVKVKVTCALGSNACLGIGVTCHSQSIGPDSCYILTAYQVEGNHIKSYVLGIKGVDIRDNGDFIHHWVQNVLSEFVMSEIRTVYVTDCKVNSSAFSKAGMCLRCSACALNSVVQSVLNKRTLQARNMHEVIELLNVCEDLAGSTGLSKETFGSLEETSPPPCWNSVTDSLLLVHERYEQICEFYSRAKKMNLIQNLNKHLLSNLAAILAPVKQAVIELSNESRPTLQLVLPTYVKLEKLFTSKANDAGVVSKLCHLFLEALKENFKVHSAHKVAMILDPQQKLRPVPPYQHEEIIGKVCELINEVKESWAEETEFEPSTKKPRAAGEATAAQEEDWFGKNEVYDYLQEPLFQATPDLFQYWSCVTQKHTKLAKLAFWLLAVPAVGARSECVNMCEQALLIKRRRLLSPEDMNKLMFLKSNML